The following are encoded in a window of Centroberyx gerrardi isolate f3 chromosome 1, fCenGer3.hap1.cur.20231027, whole genome shotgun sequence genomic DNA:
- the myo1ea gene encoding unconventional myosin-Ie, giving the protein MGSRGHYRYHWQSHNVKHSGVDDMVLLTKINEDAIVDNLKRRYMDDYIFTYIGPVLISVNPFKQMPYFGEKEVEMYQGAAQYENPPHIYALADNMYRNMMIDRENQCVIISGESGAGKTVAAKYIMSYISRVSGGGTKVKHVKDIILQSNPLLEAFGNAKTVRNNNSSRFGKYFEIWFSSGGEPDGGKISNFLLEKSRVVMRNPGERSFHIFYQLIEGASGEQKSSLGITSLDYYTYLNQSGSYKVDDINDKSDFQETMHAMDVIGISGEDRTLVLQIVAGVLHLGNINFREAGNYAAVESEEFLAFPAFLLGIDQKRLKEKLTSRKMDSKWGSALESIDVTLNVEQACYTRDALSKALHARVFDYLVESINKAMVKDHQELNVGVLDIYGFEIFQKNGFEQFCINFVNEKLQQIFIELTLKAEQEEYVQEGIKWTPIEYFNNKIVCDLIESKLNPPGIMSILDDVCATMHAVGEGADQTMLQKLRVQINTHEHFNSWNQGFIIHHYAGKVSYDAEGFCERNRDVLFTDLIELMQSSEIAFIRALFPENLNAEKKGRPTTAGSKIKKQANDLVSTLMKCTPHYIRCIKPNETKKPKDWEESRVKHQVEYLGLKENIRVRRAGYAYRRIFRKFLNRYAILTKESWPTWRGDEKQGVLHLLRSVNMDHDQYQLGRTKIFIKAPESLFLLEETRERKFDGYARAIQKAWRKYVARKKYVQMREEASDLLLNRKERRRHSLNRNFVGDYLGMDDRPELRQFLGKREKIDFANKVTKYDRRFKGIKRDLILTPKCMYLIGREKVKQGPEKGQVTEVLKRRIEVEKILAVSLSTMQDDLMILHEQEYDSLLECAFKTEFISLLARRFEEKTQRKLPLKFSNTLELKLKKENWGFLSAGGSRQVMFAQGQGDMAVLKPSSKTLQVTIGPGLPKNTRPTRKSFSQGRSNVSRTHQNIPSRAAPGPPVAHQNGGLKNINHIANQRNSSQHGGHPNPRPPSSGNSTRPFLPSNVNQLKERGSNRPQPNLDCLRVPEQGAAGNGDRRTASNGGIAHRPSASRPPPGGGRPKPAPKPKPQVPQCKALYAYDAQDTDELSFNADDVIDIIKEDASGWWTGRLRGKQGLFPNNYVSKI; this is encoded by the exons TGGAGAGAGCGGTGCAGGGAAGACTGTGGCAGCCAAATACATCATGAGCTACATCTCCAGAGTGTCAGGAGGAGGAACCAAAGTAAAG CACGTCAAAGACATCATCCTGCAGTCCAACCCCTTGCTCGAGGCCTTCGGCAATGCCAAGACCGTGAGGAACAACAACTCCAGCAGATTT GGAAAATACTTTGAGATCTGGTTCAGCTCTGGTGGAGAACCGGACGGAGGGAAAATCTCCAACTTCCTCCTGGAGAAGTCACGCGTCGTCATGCGAAATCCCGGAGAGAGGAGCTTCCATATATTCTACCAG CTGATAGAAGGAGCCAGCGGAGAGCAGAAGAGCAGCCTGGGCATCACCAGCCTGGATTACTACACTTACCTCAACCAGTCCGGTTCCTACAAGGTGGACGACATCAACGACAAGAGCGACTTTCAGGAGACAATG CATGCCATGGATGTGATCGGCATCTCGGGGGAGGACCGCACCCTCGTGCTTCAGATCGTGGCCGGAGTCCTGCACCTCGGAAATATCAATTTCAGGGAGGCGGGGAACTACGCTGCCGTGGAGAGCGAAGAGT TTCTCGCCTTCCCTGCGTTTCTGCTTGGAATCGACCAGAAGCGTCTGAAGGAGAAACTGACAAGCCGTAAGATGGACAGCAAGTGGGGAAGTGCGTTGGAATCTATTGACGTGACGCTGAACGTGGAGCAGGCGTGTTACACGCGTGACGCGCTCTCCAAGGCCCtgcatgcacgtgtgtttgACTACCTAGTAGAG TCCATCAACAAAGCCATGGTGAAGGATCATCAGGAACTGAATGTTGGAGTGTTGGATATTTATGGATTTGAAATTTTCCAA AAAAATGGATTTGAACAGTTCTGCATCAACTTTGTGAATGAGAAACTCCAGCAGATATTTATCGAGCTGACGCTAAAGGCAGAGCAG GAGGAGTATGTGCAGGAGGGCATCAAGTGGACTCCTATTGAATACTTCAACAACAAGATCGTCTGTGATCTCATCGAGAGCAAATTG AATCCCCCTGGCATCATGAGCATCCTGGACGATGTGTGTGCCACCATGCACGCAGTGGGCGAGGGAGCCGACCAGACCATGCTGCAGAAGCTCCGAGTCCAGATCAACACCCACGAACACTTCAACAGCTGGAACCAAGGCTTCATCATCCACCACTACGCCGGCAAG GTGTCCTACGATGCCGAGGGTTTCTGCGAGAGGAACCGGGACGTTCTCTTTACTGACCTCATTGAGTTGATGCAGAGCAGTGAAAT CGCTTTCATCAGAGCACTGTTTCCAGAAAACCTCAACGCTGAAAAGAAGGGTCGACCTACAACTGCAGGCAGCAAAATAAAG AAACAAGCCAACGACTTGGtgagcacactgatgaaatgTACGCCACACTACATTCGCTGCATCAAACCCAACGAAACCAAGAAGCCCAAAGACTGGGAAGAGAGTCG AGTAAAGCATCAAGTGGAATACCTGGGCCTGAAGGAAAACATCAGGGTACGGCGTGCTGGCTACGCCTACCGCAGGATCTTCAGGAAGTTCCTCAACAG GTATGCTATCCTGACCAAAGAGTCCTGGCCGACATGGCGAGGAGACGAGAAACAAGGTGTCCTGCACCTCTTACGCTCTGTCAACATGGACCATGATCAGTATCAGCTTGGACGCACCAAGATCTTCATTAAAGCCCCCGAGTCG CTCTTTCTACTGGAAGAGACAAGGGAACGCAAGTTTGACGGCTACGCCAGGGCCATCCAGAAAGCCTGGAGGAAATATGTGGCCCGCAAGAAGTATGTCCAAATGAGGGAGGAAG CTTCTGACCTGCTGTTGAACCGTAAGGAGAGACGGCGACACAGCCTCAACAGAAACTTTGTGGGCGACTACCTGGGAATGGACGACAGGCCCGAGCTCCGGCAGTTTCTGggcaagagagaaaagatagaCTTTGCAAACAAGGTCACAAAATACGACCGCCGCTTCAAG GGAATCAAGAGGGACTTGATCCTGACGCCAAAGTGCATGTACCTGATTGGGAGAGAAAAGGTGAAGCAGGGACCAGAGAAAGGACAGGTGACCGAGGTGCTGAAGAGGCGGATCGAGGTGGAGAAGATCTTGGCCGTGTCTCTCAG CACGATGCAGGACGATCTCATGATCCTGCATGAGCAGGAGTATGACAGCCTGCTGGAGTGTGCCTTTAAGACCGAGTTCATCAGCTTACTGGCCCGCAGGTTCGAGGAGAAGACCCAGAGGAAGCTACCACTCAAGTTTAGTAACAC ACTGGAGCTGAAGCTGAAGAAGGAGAACTGGGGCTTCCTGAGTGCGGGCGGCTCCAGGCAGGTGATGTTCGCCCAGGGCCAGGGAGACATGGCTGTGCTGAAGCCCTCCAGCAAAACCCTGCAGGTCACCATCGGCCCTGGACTTCCAAAGAACACAC GCCCCACCAGGAAGAGCTTCAGTCAGGGCCGCTCCAACGTGTCCAGAACCCACCAGAACATCCCGTCCCGGGCGGCGCCGGGTCCCCCAG ttgcTCACCAGAACGGCGGACTGAAAAACATCAACCACATAGCCAATCAGAGGAACTCCTCGCAGCACGGAGGCCATCCCAACCCGAGGCCTCCGTCGTCCGGCAACTCGACCCGCCCCTTCCTGCCCAGCAACGTCAACCAGCTGAAGGAGCGAGGCAGCAACAGGCCGCAGCCCAACCTGGACTGTCTGCGGGTCCCAGAGCAGGGAGCTGCAGG TAATGGAGACAGACGGACAGCTTCAAATGGAGGAAT AGCCCACAGGCCGTCAGCCAGCAGGCCCCCGCCAGGAGGAGGGCGACCCAAACCCgcacccaaacccaaaccccaGGTGCCCCAGTGCAAAGCCCTGTATGCCTACGACGCCCAGGACACAGATGAGCTCAGCTTCAATGCTGACGACGTTATTGACATCATTAAGGAGG ATGCATCCGGATGGTGGACAGGAAGACTTCGTGGAAAGCAGGGACTTTTCCCCAACAACTACGTCAGCAAGATCTAG